From Toxorhynchites rutilus septentrionalis strain SRP chromosome 2, ASM2978413v1, whole genome shotgun sequence, a single genomic window includes:
- the LOC129771232 gene encoding MD-2-related lipid-recognition protein-like, protein MHQFTNILLIVSLMTIALAEVVKFQDCKENVKCTVHEVRIDPCPEVAKNKPCRLVRHSNVTVSFDYTPQFGAQEATSKAFWSQNLMDLPFAGMDTEACKHTSCPVVEGQRQSYSYNLNVLKSFPPRAYDVKWKLMNEANEMCCFITQIEITKTKSGKH, encoded by the exons ATGCATCAGTTTACGAATATACTGCTGATTGTCAGCTTGATGACGATTGCCCTTGCGGAAGTGGTTAAGTTTCAGGATTGCAAGGAAAACG TGAAATGTACGGTCCACGAGGTTCGCATTGATCCGTGCCCGGAAGTGGCAAAGAACAAACCCTGTCGATTGGTTCGGCACAGCAATGTGACGGTCTCGTTTGACTACACGCCACAGTTCGGGGCACAAGAGGCCACTTCGAAGGCATTCTGGTCGCAGAACTTGATGGATTTGCCGTTCGCCGGTATGGACACGGAAGCCTGCAAGCATACCAGCTGTCCGGTTGTCGAGGGTCAAAGGCAGAGCTACTCGTACAATCTCAACGTTTTAAAATCATTTCCACCC CGAGCTTACGACGTCAAATGGAAACTGATGAATGAAGCCAATGAGATGTGCTGTTTTATTACTCAGATCGAGATCACAAAAACTAAATCGGGAAAACATTGA